TATCCTCTTGTGTGGTGTCCCACCCTTCTGGGCTggtaaagtttttataaacatatctagatatgtttatttttttaatatatatattcatgtgTTTTGATTACCTGATGATGATAGAATCGGAGAATGGAATATTCAACGCCATCCTAAAGAGTCATGTTGATTTCTCAAGTGATCCATGGCCATCCATCTCACCTCAGGCGAAGGATCTTGTTAAGAAGATGCTCAACTCTGATCCTAAGCAAAGACTAACTGCTGCTCAAGTTCTCAGTAAGCATAACTAATAACCACAAAGCATAACAGTCTTTCTCTCCataacaattaatgtttttctctcttttttttgtaaagaccATCCATGGATTAAGGAGGATGGAGAAGCACCAGATGTTCCTCTTGACAACGCGGTGATGTCCAGGCTCAAGCAATTCAAAGCAATGAACAATTTCAAGAAAGTTGCGTTACGGGTGATAGCAGGTTGCTTATCAGAGGAAGAGATCATGGGGTTGAAAGAGATGTTTAAAGGTATGGACACTGACAGCAGTGGAACAATTACACTCGAGGAGCTAAGACAGGGACTAGCTAAGCAAGGTACAAGGTTGTCAGAATACGAAGTCCAGCAGTTAATGGAAGCTGTAAGTCCTTTTGCGTGCTAACTACAGTTTTAGATTTTGTGATATGCTGAGCAACAAGGAAGGAGGACTTACCACTGATTTTACTTTGATTCTACAGGCCGATGCTGATGGTAATGGAACAATAGACTATGGTGAGTTTATCGCAGCCACAATGCATATTAACAGACTTGACAGAGAAGAACATCTCTACTCAGCCTTCCAGCACTTTGACAAAGACAACAGCGGGTAAGCACTCAACACTTTTGTGATAATGGTTGCTGTGAAGTCAAATGTTCACTTCAAATAATGCTTGCTCTTCCCAGATATATCACAATGGAAGAGCTGGAGCAAGCCCTCCGGGAATTTGGGATGAGTGATGGCAGAGACATTAAAGAGATAATTTCAGAGGTTGATGGAGACAATGTAAGAAACAACAGCCCCCTTGAAACTGAAACAAAAGTATTTAACAATCTCGATATTAATAACCAAATTTCTGATGCAGGATGGTCGGATCAACTATGATGAGTTTGTGGCAATgatgagaaaaggaaacccgGATCCTATCCCAAAGAAACGGCGTGAACTTTCATTTAAATGACCCAATTGTTGAAGTAGAGGAAGAGAGAAGATAGAAAGAGAGCAGATGAAGACAAAAGGCACATCGAAAGTTGCTAATCATTGAACTGGAGGAGAGATCTTTAAGGGTGGAGAAGGAAAACAAATTCATTAATTGGGGATTTGAGGGAGGTGTTTGATTTGTATGTACATTTTCTTTCTGGTTGTTTACTACTACAGCTTCTTAAAGGTGCCATGGGTTTCTCAATGTACTTAAAACTTCTTTTTCAATTCTCTTGTATGTGTTAGTGTTATTTGTTCTTTACTTCCTAGCAAGCCACCTGAAACCAGTCCTGAAAAAGATCAACAATGGTGTAAACCCAAAACCAAATCTACTTAGACCCTGGTGGCCAAAATAGCCTTGAGAAACTAATGTGTTGTGTTGCAGCAAAATCTAAGCAGATTGATATGAAACAACAGACAGTGTCGTTATCCAAGATCATTCATCAAAGCTACAAACTTTCATAACAGCAATAGCTATTTGAAGTCAAAAAGAGTTTCTTTTTCATTACTTTGTCGATATAAAGGACACGAGAGCAAACAACTTCAACATACAAACCAAATCCACCAAACACATACAGATAAGAAATCAAAGTTTCCCAATTAAAAACCCTAAATCGCAATACAACCATGATACCATCGAATCGAATCAAGGACACGTGTTTTACTTATCTTTGGTAGAGACACCATACTTCTCCTGCAACTTAGCAACCTCTTCTTCGTTCTTCTTCTGGTCGAACTTCTTGCTCATCTTCGCGTGCTGGTAGTAGAGCACGATCAGGTACCGATTCGCCACGTTGAAGCCCGAGAGATGGTCGACGGCGTTCTTAGCATCGTAGATATCCTCGTACACGACAAAGGCAGTTCCTTTCGTGTCCTTGTTGCATCCGATGCGAATCTGGCGAATCGCGCCGTACTTGCCGAAGATATCGTACATCTCCTCGCTCGTTATGTTGAAGGGGAGGTTACGGACGTAGAGCACGCGGTTCACCTCAGGTGGGAGCCTCGTGTTTTGCTTGCGGAGACTGATTGTCGTCATAGCTTCGCCGGAGATTTCGCTAAACCGTCGCCGAGAAtaaagaaatcttcaatcaGTGAGGAAAACTCCATATAAGGGGATGGCTTTCTAAGCCCAATGGGCTTAACAATTATAAGCTTGATAGTAAAGGCCCACTGGAAAAAGGAAACATGAGTTGTATTCATATCCGGTATGAGTTCTAACCAAAACGAATTAATTCAATAGAACCGGTTCAATAACATGACTTGTAATAATGTTTTAGACGAAAAGGTTAAGAAGTTTCTCTTCGATCTTCATACCCAGTAGCTTGATTTGATGAGCTCTACGTCTTCTTCCTTTCAGGTAACCAGTTTTACTCTCAATGATGTTTCTAATTTCTAGTTAAGGTTGGCTTTTGCTTGGGTCTCACTTCGTTATCTGAATTTgaaagttgtttaaaaaaaaaaaaagaaatctaaaTTCGAGCTATGgaggtttgaaaaaaaaaactgtgcgTCTTGATCGATCTCGTCATATATGGCTTATGCTATTTGAATTTTCTATGATTTGGGTTTAAAAACGTATACTTTCGTGTTTTGTGATGGTTCCTGTAGATTACTAAGCATTGAGCGCCAAGTTAAACTCTTTTAATGGTGATTATTTCATTTGTGTATCAAGTAACTGAATCTGCTGTGAATAATTTTATGGCAGATGGGTGAGCTTGTAGCTGACAAGCATGTTCGTTACATTCTCATGACAGAAAAGGTAACGTTTTATTTTCGTTATGATTATTGTAATTTACTCTTCTCACTTTTTAATTGGTGTGGGGATTATATATGTTAGAAGAAAGAGAGTTTTGACTCTGTGATGATGGATCATTTAAGGATGAACGGTGCATACTGGGGACTCACCACTCTAGCCTTACTTGAGAAGCTTGGCTCTGTTTCTGTAGATGAAGTTGTTTCATGGCTCATGACGTGCCAGCACGAATCTGGTGTGTACCATATAGTACTAATATATTTCTTTACCATACAGTTTGCATATCAGCTATTTTTAGTTACCACTAGAATAATAACGATAGAAAGGATATAATCTACCAAAAAAGATCTGTGGAGATCATTGGACTTGCTATAGgatttcacatttttttttatccccAATCATAAGATATCGCTTCAGTATAAAGTTTACTAACGAGTGTTGCTTCTCTGAGCAGGTGGCTTTGCTGGCAACACTGGACATGATCCACATGTTTTGTACACACTAAGTGCTGTACAAATCTTGGCTCTCTTTGACAAACTAGACAATTCTCATATTATTATGCAATGAAAAATGCTCTGAAAAATTGCttatatagatattattatgGTTTCCTATATACAAAATTAGATATTGCTGGTTTACAGAATGAAGATGGATCTTTCTCAGGAGATATATGGGGAGAAGTAGATACGAGGTATTACTCTTCATGGCCATGTAGTCCCAAAGACATTTATATATCTCCTATTGTTGCTTTCACTATGATGAACTTTAACTGCAAGGCTATTTATGTAGGTTTTCGTACATCTCTATATGCTGTCTGTCAATATTGAAATGTCTTGACAAGAGCAATGTGAAGAAGGCTGTTGATTACATTGTTAGCTGCAAAAACCGTGACGGTGGTTTCGGGTGCACACCTGGAGCTGAATCACATGCAGCACAGAGTATGTTTATGCTATTTGAGTATTGGAAAGTTTCATGGTAGCAGGACGTTTATTGTTTGTTTTCGTTTCTTCTGTTCCTTGTAGTTTTCTGTTGCGTGGGTGCTCTTGCTATCACTGGGAGTCTTCACCATGTTGATATTGATAA
The window above is part of the Brassica napus cultivar Da-Ae chromosome C3, Da-Ae, whole genome shotgun sequence genome. Proteins encoded here:
- the LOC125584067 gene encoding calcium-dependent protein kinase 17-like, which translates into the protein MGNCCSGRDSEDGHTQDKGLTDSNAVGPTAEPPVAQSKHAPPSPPPATKQGPIGPVLGRPMEDVKSSYSLGKELGRGQFGVTHLCTQKATGQQFACKTIAKRKLVNKEDIEDVRREVQIMHHMTGQPNIVELKGAYEDKHSVHLVMELCAGGELFDRIIAKGHYSERAAASLLRTIVQIIHTCHSMGVIHRDLKPENFLLLNKDENSPLKATDFGLSVFYKPGEVFKDIVGSAYYIAPEVLKRKYGPEADIWSIGVMLYILLCGVPPFWAESENGIFNAILKSHVDFSSDPWPSISPQAKDLVKKMLNSDPKQRLTAAQVLNHPWIKEDGEAPDVPLDNAVMSRLKQFKAMNNFKKVALRVIAGCLSEEEIMGLKEMFKGMDTDSSGTITLEELRQGLAKQGTRLSEYEVQQLMEAADADGNGTIDYGEFIAATMHINRLDREEHLYSAFQHFDKDNSGYITMEELEQALREFGMSDGRDIKEIISEVDGDNDGRINYDEFVAMMRKGNPDPIPKKRRELSFK
- the LOC125584068 gene encoding splicing factor 3B subunit 6-like protein → MTTISLRKQNTRLPPEVNRVLYVRNLPFNITSEEMYDIFGKYGAIRQIRIGCNKDTKGTAFVVYEDIYDAKNAVDHLSGFNVANRYLIVLYYQHAKMSKKFDQKKNEEEVAKLQEKYGVSTKDK